From the genome of Biomphalaria glabrata chromosome 1, xgBioGlab47.1, whole genome shotgun sequence, one region includes:
- the LOC106078375 gene encoding zinc finger CCCH domain-containing protein 10-like isoform X3: MSNKSDSGSEDTSPVNGGSGQYDDDVCRDYMRNVCTRGKRCRYRHPNLDDRSDHSTRHDLTFCHDYQNNGCNRPNCKFLHCTRDEEEYFHRTGLLPSRLNHAIVTGGGHLKMDVPLCRDYLNGDCKRGSKCKYRHENEKGDYDRMHHHRRNDRHYDYAPQLKRRRGDDEYESIRSGISFSLLEDENIMLKRKIEELKKQVSDLTAINEVLLDQNARYRISKATASLHVPSNQNLPTMALGATVNPGHAQASINQMNSALTQQVALNSDLATQHAIAAQRMAAAVAQSRAPQSAMGVSPSVTLTQNVASALALTQSNMSVSMASMPQLHVAHSLTQNLGAPSTTLVSYPIMSHSMRSAVEPSSLTH; this comes from the coding sequence ATGTCTAACAAAAGCGATTCTGGCAGCGAAGACACAAGCCCTGTGAACGGTGGGTCAGGACAGTACGATGACGATGTCTGCCGTGACTACATGCGCAACGTTTGCACCCGTGGCAAGAGGTGCCGGTACAGACACCCTAACCTGGACGATCGCTCTGACCACTCCACCCGCCACGACCTGACCTTCTGTCACGATTACCAGAACAACGGCTGCAATCGTCCCAACTGCAAGTTTTTGCACTGCACACGTGACGAGGAAGAGTATTTTCACCGGACAGGACTGCTCCCTTCTCGCCTGAACCATGCCATCGTTACTGGTGGCGGTCACTTGAAAATGGACGTGCCCTTGTGCCGGGATTATCTGAACGGAGACTGTAAGCGAGGCTCCAAGTGCAAGTATCGTCATGAGAATGAAAAGGGAGACTACGACCGCATGCATCACCACCGGCGCAACGACCGCCACTACGACTACGCTCCCCAGCTGAAGCGTCGTAGGGGGGATGATGAGTACGAGAGCATACGTTCCGGGATCAGTTTCTCTCTTCTGGAAGATGAAAACATTATGCTCAAGCGGAAGATTGAGGAACTGAAGAAACAGGTGTCGGATCTTACCGCCATTAACGAGGTCCTGCTGGACCAGAACGCACGTTATCGGATTAGTAAAGCGACAGCATCCCTTCATGTTCCTTCCAACCAAAATCTGCCAACAATGGCCTTGGGCGCTACGGTCAACCCTGGGCATGCGCAAGCCAGTATCAATCAGATGAACTCGGCGCTGACCCAGCAAGTAGCGCTAAACAGCGACCTGGCCACTCAGCATGCCATCGCTGCCCAACGTATGGCGGCGGCGGTCGCCCAGTCTCGGGCCCCACAGTCCGCCATGGGGGTGAGTCCATCCGTCACGCTGACCCAGAACGTAGCCAGCGCCCTGGCCCTGACACAGAGCAACATGTCCGTGTCCATGGCTTCCATGCCGCAGCTTCACGTGGCGCATTCTCTGACCCAGAACCTTGGCGCTCCTTCCACTACGTTAGTGTCCTACCCTATCATGTCTCACAGCATGCGCTCGGCTGTAGAACCAAGTAGTCTAACGCATTAG
- the LOC106078375 gene encoding zinc finger CCCH domain-containing protein 10-like isoform X1 — protein sequence MSCFSCSQRQEANKSFTQSSSKVVFSNDSGSEDTSPVNGGSGQYDDDVCRDYMRNVCTRGKRCRYRHPNLDDRSDHSTRHDLTFCHDYQNNGCNRPNCKFLHCTRDEEEYFHRTGLLPSRLNHAIVTGGGHLKMDVPLCRDYLNGDCKRGSKCKYRHENEKGDYDRMHHHRRNDRHYDYAPQLKRRRGDDEYESIRSGISFSLLEDENIMLKRKIEELKKQVSDLTAINEVLLDQNARYRISKATASLHVPSNQNLPTMALGATVNPGHAQASINQMNSALTQQVALNSDLATQHAIAAQRMAAAVAQSRAPQSAMGVSPSVTLTQNVASALALTQSNMSVSMASMPQLHVAHSLTQNLGAPSTTLVSYPIMSHSMRSAVEPSSLTH from the coding sequence CGATTCTGGCAGCGAAGACACAAGCCCTGTGAACGGTGGGTCAGGACAGTACGATGACGATGTCTGCCGTGACTACATGCGCAACGTTTGCACCCGTGGCAAGAGGTGCCGGTACAGACACCCTAACCTGGACGATCGCTCTGACCACTCCACCCGCCACGACCTGACCTTCTGTCACGATTACCAGAACAACGGCTGCAATCGTCCCAACTGCAAGTTTTTGCACTGCACACGTGACGAGGAAGAGTATTTTCACCGGACAGGACTGCTCCCTTCTCGCCTGAACCATGCCATCGTTACTGGTGGCGGTCACTTGAAAATGGACGTGCCCTTGTGCCGGGATTATCTGAACGGAGACTGTAAGCGAGGCTCCAAGTGCAAGTATCGTCATGAGAATGAAAAGGGAGACTACGACCGCATGCATCACCACCGGCGCAACGACCGCCACTACGACTACGCTCCCCAGCTGAAGCGTCGTAGGGGGGATGATGAGTACGAGAGCATACGTTCCGGGATCAGTTTCTCTCTTCTGGAAGATGAAAACATTATGCTCAAGCGGAAGATTGAGGAACTGAAGAAACAGGTGTCGGATCTTACCGCCATTAACGAGGTCCTGCTGGACCAGAACGCACGTTATCGGATTAGTAAAGCGACAGCATCCCTTCATGTTCCTTCCAACCAAAATCTGCCAACAATGGCCTTGGGCGCTACGGTCAACCCTGGGCATGCGCAAGCCAGTATCAATCAGATGAACTCGGCGCTGACCCAGCAAGTAGCGCTAAACAGCGACCTGGCCACTCAGCATGCCATCGCTGCCCAACGTATGGCGGCGGCGGTCGCCCAGTCTCGGGCCCCACAGTCCGCCATGGGGGTGAGTCCATCCGTCACGCTGACCCAGAACGTAGCCAGCGCCCTGGCCCTGACACAGAGCAACATGTCCGTGTCCATGGCTTCCATGCCGCAGCTTCACGTGGCGCATTCTCTGACCCAGAACCTTGGCGCTCCTTCCACTACGTTAGTGTCCTACCCTATCATGTCTCACAGCATGCGCTCGGCTGTAGAACCAAGTAGTCTAACGCATTAG
- the LOC106078375 gene encoding zinc finger CCCH domain-containing protein 10-like isoform X2: MMISYIYTHLNYSDSGSEDTSPVNGGSGQYDDDVCRDYMRNVCTRGKRCRYRHPNLDDRSDHSTRHDLTFCHDYQNNGCNRPNCKFLHCTRDEEEYFHRTGLLPSRLNHAIVTGGGHLKMDVPLCRDYLNGDCKRGSKCKYRHENEKGDYDRMHHHRRNDRHYDYAPQLKRRRGDDEYESIRSGISFSLLEDENIMLKRKIEELKKQVSDLTAINEVLLDQNARYRISKATASLHVPSNQNLPTMALGATVNPGHAQASINQMNSALTQQVALNSDLATQHAIAAQRMAAAVAQSRAPQSAMGVSPSVTLTQNVASALALTQSNMSVSMASMPQLHVAHSLTQNLGAPSTTLVSYPIMSHSMRSAVEPSSLTH, from the coding sequence CGATTCTGGCAGCGAAGACACAAGCCCTGTGAACGGTGGGTCAGGACAGTACGATGACGATGTCTGCCGTGACTACATGCGCAACGTTTGCACCCGTGGCAAGAGGTGCCGGTACAGACACCCTAACCTGGACGATCGCTCTGACCACTCCACCCGCCACGACCTGACCTTCTGTCACGATTACCAGAACAACGGCTGCAATCGTCCCAACTGCAAGTTTTTGCACTGCACACGTGACGAGGAAGAGTATTTTCACCGGACAGGACTGCTCCCTTCTCGCCTGAACCATGCCATCGTTACTGGTGGCGGTCACTTGAAAATGGACGTGCCCTTGTGCCGGGATTATCTGAACGGAGACTGTAAGCGAGGCTCCAAGTGCAAGTATCGTCATGAGAATGAAAAGGGAGACTACGACCGCATGCATCACCACCGGCGCAACGACCGCCACTACGACTACGCTCCCCAGCTGAAGCGTCGTAGGGGGGATGATGAGTACGAGAGCATACGTTCCGGGATCAGTTTCTCTCTTCTGGAAGATGAAAACATTATGCTCAAGCGGAAGATTGAGGAACTGAAGAAACAGGTGTCGGATCTTACCGCCATTAACGAGGTCCTGCTGGACCAGAACGCACGTTATCGGATTAGTAAAGCGACAGCATCCCTTCATGTTCCTTCCAACCAAAATCTGCCAACAATGGCCTTGGGCGCTACGGTCAACCCTGGGCATGCGCAAGCCAGTATCAATCAGATGAACTCGGCGCTGACCCAGCAAGTAGCGCTAAACAGCGACCTGGCCACTCAGCATGCCATCGCTGCCCAACGTATGGCGGCGGCGGTCGCCCAGTCTCGGGCCCCACAGTCCGCCATGGGGGTGAGTCCATCCGTCACGCTGACCCAGAACGTAGCCAGCGCCCTGGCCCTGACACAGAGCAACATGTCCGTGTCCATGGCTTCCATGCCGCAGCTTCACGTGGCGCATTCTCTGACCCAGAACCTTGGCGCTCCTTCCACTACGTTAGTGTCCTACCCTATCATGTCTCACAGCATGCGCTCGGCTGTAGAACCAAGTAGTCTAACGCATTAG